The DNA segment TTTAAGGCGTAGGCTTTCTCTTTTACATAGTGCGCCCAGGCTGTGTGAGATTTGGTTTTGTCGAATGATTGCCAGGGAACGGGTTCTCCGAATCGGATAGTAAATGTTTTGCCGTGTTGCTTAAATAATTCGCGGGGCAAAAGTAACATTTCAAGATTGATTTTCAGCCCGATTTTTTTGCGAAAAAGGGCGAAGTTGTAAAAAAATGAAGTGTTGCAGCCGTCAAAATAGACCGGTACAATATCCCGCTGGTATTGGATGGATTTGGCAATAAATGCTTTTTTCCATTCCAGATCTTCAATTTTTCCGTGTTGGCGGCGTGATACCAGACCGGCAGGAAAAAACAATACCTGTACATCGGAATTATAAACAGCATTAATGGCTTCAGCAGAGTGTTTGCCCTGAGCCCCGTGTTTGTTCACTGGGACAAATACCGGCTCCAGATTCTTGATATTCATCAGGATATCATTGACCACGAAGCGAACCTTACCATTGAACTGTTTGCCGATTACGCTGATTAATGCGATGCCATCGAGTCCTCCCAACGGGTGGTTTGAGGCAAATACAAATTTCCGGTCTGTCGGGATATTTTCTAATCCTTCCACTTTCAGGGTGACTTCCCAGTGGTCAACCATGGCGTCGGCGAAGTCCGTTCCGTAGAGGTGACCGGCTTTTCGAAGGAAGGCATTGATCCCTTCCTGGTGGATAACCTTTTTCAGAAATGAAACGACAAAGCGGGGTAGTTTTTTGCTGATTTTCGGAGCCTTTTCCCGCAAGACTTTATCGACGTCTATCTGAATGATTTTACTATCCATAGTTTTGTGCAATTTCCGCACAAAGTTATATCAAATATTCGAATCCCTGAGTTGCAGGTCGTATATTAATCATTTTCAGGCTGTAATGAGTCGCTGGTCACTCTGGTTTTAACACTTTGAGAGGTGAAGATTTGCTTTATGTTTTTAAGACTAAAGGTTTGATATAGAAAATGCTATCTTTGGGAAAAAGCTGTTGATAACTTTTCTTCAGAATATTGACCTGAAACAATTTTTATTCCTATTTTTACAGCTTGAAACGAGCGTGCAGTTGGATTGTGTCAAATGAACAAGATATTGTATGCGAGTTCCATGTGATGCCTGAATAATAAAATAAGGTCACATGAAAACAAATGATAAAAGCATTATCCGAACAATGGACAATCAATCAGACTTTTACCATGTACCTGCCTTGCTGGAGGAGACCATTCATGGTTTATCTATCCGTCCCGGTGGCGTCTATGTTGATGTAACTTTTGGAGGTGGAGGCCATTCGAAAGAAATTCTTAAACACCTGAACCCGAACGGAAGACTCTATGCCTTTGATCAGGATGAAGATGCCGAAAAGAATATCGTGGAAGATAAGCGGTTCGTGTTTGTGCGCAGCAACTTCCGTTTTTTGTATAACTTCATGAAGTATCATGGGGTGAAGTCTATAGACGGATTACTCGCCGATTTAGGTGTTTCGTCCCATCACTTTGATGATGCGGATCGTGGCTTTTCATTCCGCTTTGACGGAGCCCTGGATATGCGTATGAATAAACGCGCCGGTACTTCTGCCGCAGAGTTGCTTAATACTTTGCCGGAAGAAAAGCTTGCCGACATTTTTTACCTCTATGGCGAGATGAAAAACTCCCGCAAAATAGCTTCCCTTATTGTGAAAGCCCGTCAAACAAAGAAAATAGTCACTATTGGCGATTTTCTCGAAGTGATACGCCCCTGCATTAGTAAGACGCAGGAGAAGAAAGACCTTGCGAAGGTGTTTCAGGCATTGCGGATCGAGGTGAATCAGGAGCTGGAAACTCTGAAAGAGATGCTGGAGCAGGCACGTGAACTGTTGAAGCCGGGAGGTAGGCTGGCGGTGATTACCTATCATTCGCTCGAAGACCGTTTGGTGAAAAACTATTTCAAAACAGGAAACTTCGAGGGTAAACTGGAGCAGGATTTCTTTGGAAATACAGTTTCGCCGTTGAAACCGGTGAGCAATAAAGTGATTGTGCCTTCGGATGAGGAGGTGGAGCGTAATCCGCGTGCCCGAAGCGCTAAATTGCGCATTGCAGAAAAGTTGTAATTCAGTCGGTTCTTTCTAACTACAGTTTAATGGCTATCAAATTCAAAAAAAACAACGAAAAGAAAGCTGCGCAGGATGGTAAGAAAATTACGCTGCGTGACGTGATAGGCGGTCAGGTACTGGCTAACGGTTTTCTGGAACGTAATGCGGGTTTGATTGCCATGATTTTGTTTATGACGTTCTTCTACATCAGCAACCGTTACGAGTGCCAGCAAAAGATGATGGACATTGTGAAGCTGCAGAAGAAACTGACTGATGTGAAATACGAAGCATTAACCCGCTCAGCCGAGCTGATGGGGGGCAGCAAGCAGTCGCAGGTGAAAAACCTGATACTGGAAAACGGGATTGAACTGGAAGAGTCACAGACGCCTCCCTACAAACTAACTAAACCGGCCAAAGAATAGCATGCCCATCGACAGAAACAGTATATTGAACCGATACGGTATTGTCATCATCTTTATCGTTTGTATTCTGGGACTTATTGTTTACAAGATCATAAACATCATGTTTGTGGAAGGACAAAAGTGGCGGAATCTGGGCGAAAAAAATAAGATTGAGAATATTCAGATCGAGCCTACCCGCGGAAATATTTACGCGGCAGACGGCCGGTTGATGGCGAGCAGTATTCCTCAATATGAACTGTACCTTGACTTTAAAGCAGACGGGTATATGGGTACCAACAAGCGGGTGTCTTCTCTGGACTCTCTGGATAAATATATGTCAGGCCTTTGCAAGACTCTCTCAGAGATAATCGGTGATAAATCACCGGAAGAATACCGCCGTCATATTCGCAAAGGATTGAGTAAAGAGAGCCGACAGTTTAAGATTTCAGGCAAAAAGGTTTCTTACACCAATCTGAAGCTGATTAAAGAAAATCCGTTCATGAAACTGGCTCCCGGGATCAGCGGGTTTTACACCAAAACCTTCTTTCAGCGACGGAAACCATTTGGCTCTTTGGCTTCCCGGACTATCGGGGATATTTACTCTGAAAAAAATAAAGGCGGTAAGAACGGACTGGAGCTTCAGTTTGATTCTGTTTTGCATGGGATTCCGGGTATGTGTACCCGTCAGAAAGTACGGAACAGTTTCATCAATATTACACAGCGGGAACCGGTGGACGGTATGGATATTATGACCACCATCGATGTGAATATCCAGGATATTGCCGAAAAGGCGCTCCTTGATAAACTGACCGAGCTGGAAGCCGAATCGGGTACTGTGGTTCTGATGGAAACCAGTACCGGAGAGGTAAAGGCCATTACCAATATGGCCCGAATGGAAAACGGCGAATACGGGGAAACCCGAAATCAGGCCGTTTCGGATTTGAGTGAGCCGGGATCTACATTCAAAGTGGCCTCCATGATGGTGGCGTTGGATGATGGTAAAGTCAAACCATCGGACACCATCGATACCGGTAACGGACTCTGGGCGTACAAAGGAAAAGTCGTACGAGACCACAACTGGGACAAAGGCGGTTACCACCGCATCAGTGCCGCACAGACCATCTGGTATTCTTCGAATGTAGGGGTGTCTAAGATTATCGACAGGGCTTATCACGATTGTCCTGCCCGCTATGTGGATAAAATCAATCAACTGGGCTT comes from the Parabacteroides sp. FAFU027 genome and includes:
- a CDS encoding 1-acyl-sn-glycerol-3-phosphate acyltransferase; the encoded protein is MDSKIIQIDVDKVLREKAPKISKKLPRFVVSFLKKVIHQEGINAFLRKAGHLYGTDFADAMVDHWEVTLKVEGLENIPTDRKFVFASNHPLGGLDGIALISVIGKQFNGKVRFVVNDILMNIKNLEPVFVPVNKHGAQGKHSAEAINAVYNSDVQVLFFPAGLVSRRQHGKIEDLEWKKAFIAKSIQYQRDIVPVYFDGCNTSFFYNFALFRKKIGLKINLEMLLLPRELFKQHGKTFTIRFGEPVPWQSFDKTKSHTAWAHYVKEKAYALNK
- the rsmH gene encoding 16S rRNA (cytosine(1402)-N(4))-methyltransferase RsmH; amino-acid sequence: MDNQSDFYHVPALLEETIHGLSIRPGGVYVDVTFGGGGHSKEILKHLNPNGRLYAFDQDEDAEKNIVEDKRFVFVRSNFRFLYNFMKYHGVKSIDGLLADLGVSSHHFDDADRGFSFRFDGALDMRMNKRAGTSAAELLNTLPEEKLADIFYLYGEMKNSRKIASLIVKARQTKKIVTIGDFLEVIRPCISKTQEKKDLAKVFQALRIEVNQELETLKEMLEQARELLKPGGRLAVITYHSLEDRLVKNYFKTGNFEGKLEQDFFGNTVSPLKPVSNKVIVPSDEEVERNPRARSAKLRIAEKL
- a CDS encoding FtsL-like putative cell division protein translates to MAIKFKKNNEKKAAQDGKKITLRDVIGGQVLANGFLERNAGLIAMILFMTFFYISNRYECQQKMMDIVKLQKKLTDVKYEALTRSAELMGGSKQSQVKNLILENGIELEESQTPPYKLTKPAKE
- a CDS encoding penicillin-binding protein; this translates as MPIDRNSILNRYGIVIIFIVCILGLIVYKIINIMFVEGQKWRNLGEKNKIENIQIEPTRGNIYAADGRLMASSIPQYELYLDFKADGYMGTNKRVSSLDSLDKYMSGLCKTLSEIIGDKSPEEYRRHIRKGLSKESRQFKISGKKVSYTNLKLIKENPFMKLAPGISGFYTKTFFQRRKPFGSLASRTIGDIYSEKNKGGKNGLELQFDSVLHGIPGMCTRQKVRNSFINITQREPVDGMDIMTTIDVNIQDIAEKALLDKLTELEAESGTVVLMETSTGEVKAITNMARMENGEYGETRNQAVSDLSEPGSTFKVASMMVALDDGKVKPSDTIDTGNGLWAYKGKVVRDHNWDKGGYHRISAAQTIWYSSNVGVSKIIDRAYHDCPARYVDKINQLGFNRKLDFQIPGQAAPRIKYPGNSNWYKTTLAWMSFGYETQIPPIYTLTFFNAIANNGKMIKPHFVRSINHNGTVMRTFEQEVVNPQICTPKTLGIIKDMLLGVVEKGTGKSVESPYIRIAGKTGTAQVSQGSSGYSGHQVSFCGYFPADKPKYTGIVVIRYPKIGHPSGGTMSGGVFKRIAEQVYARSLTVPAYMAVRDSLNTAFPMVKAGLKSDIQSVLRALRVHTVDLGGRNNWVKPESEKGAVALNGYAVAANLVPDVKGMGARDAVFLLENCGLRVKLMGCGTVASQTPAAGTLLQRGQVITITLQ